CCGGGGACGACCGAAAACGGGGTGCTTGACGAGCTCGGTGTGGACACTCACGCACCCATGGTCGCCTTCGTGGGGCGCATCACCCGCCAGAAGGGAGTCGCTCACCTACTCAAGGCGGCTTCGCTTTTCGACGACGGCGTGCAGCTCATTCTCTGCGCCGGCGCCCCCGATACCCCGGAAATCGCCGAGGAGACGAAAGCACTTGTCGACGACCTGCGCACACGGCGCGAAGGCGTCTTCTGGGTCCAAGATATGCTGCCCGGGGACAAGATCCGCGAAGTCTACGCGGCCGCAGACGTTTTCGTTTGCCCCTCCATCTACGAGCCGCTCGGCATCGTCAACCTCGAGGCAATGGCGTGTGGCACCGCCGTGGTCGCCTCCCGCGTCGGCGGGATCCCGGAGGTCGTCGTCGATGGCGAAACCGGGACATTAGTCGACTACAACGAGGCGGAGCCGGAAGCCTTCGAGCACGGCATCGCAGAGGCGGTCAACGCCATCATCGTTCACCGCGACACCGCCGAACGGATGGGCCGCGCCGGCTTGGAAAGGGTGCGCACGCACTTCACGTGGGAGAGGATCGCGCGCGAGACTGTCGATATCTATCAGAGTTTGATTGAAGGGTAATTTATGAGTGCTTTTCGCCCAGAACTACACGTCACCGCCGAACAGGGCATCCTAGAAGCCGCCGCCGGCGTGCTGCGCGATGGGGACACCTGGCACGTCTTCTACCAGTACCAGCCCGGTCCGGCGGAGCCGAGCCGCTGGGGCCACGTCTTGTCGGAGGGTTCCCACTTCGACTGGGTCGAGTGCAACGACGCCATCGTCCCGGCAGGCGGTGAAACCGCGGTGCGCGCGGGTTCCGTCGTCGCGGCGCGCGGCGGTGTGGACCTCTACTTCACGTCCGTGACCGCGACGGGTACTTCGATTCAGCGCGCCCACGCCGACGACCTGGAGACGCTCTGCGAGGACGTCAACGATGATTACTCCGTGAGCTCAGCATTCCAGCGCCACGGCGATGTCATCCCTGACTCTCACGGGCTGACCCGTTTTCGGTCCCCGTGTGTGGTGCCCGACTGGCAGTCAAGCCACGACCGCAGCAAGGGAGAGGACGGTTGGCTCATGCTCGCTGTCACCGGGCCGACGGCGAGCCCATCCCTCGTTGTTCTGGGTTCGTCGGACGGTGCGGCCTGGACGGTCGAGGGCGAGCTGATCTTCGAGGGGGACCCCGGTTTCGATACGAACGTCGAAGCAGTTGTCGCACCTCGTATTATTCGCCTTCGCGACGAGGTAGACGGGCAGATTTACGACGTTTTGCTGCTCACCCTTGAACGCGGCGGTCGCGATGTCACCCTCTACAGTGTGGGGCTGCTCCACGGCACCACCTTCTCGGTCGTGACCTCCGCCCGCCGTATCGACAACGGCCATGACTTCTCCCGCCCCCGCACCACCAATTACACACCCGGGACCGTCGCCGAGGATGCGCGTTACGACTGGGCCTTCCTCTTCGGCTCGATGACGAGCTCGAGCCGCAGCACCGAAGCCGCGAGCGAGAAAAACTGGTCCACCGAAGGGTGGGCCAACGCTTTGACACTTCCGCGGCGTGTCACCCTGCAGGGCGGGTTGCTTTTCCAGACCCCCGCGCCCGGTCTGCCCGAGGCTGTCGACGAAACGCTCGCCGCGAAGCTGTGGACGGGATTGTGCGAAATCCCCGTCGGGTCCCGCATCGTCGCCGAGGTGCTAGACGGGCGGGGCGAGACCGCCGCGGTGGTCACCCACTCTGGGGACACCATCACCCTGGACCGGCTCGACGGCTCCCCCGCTGCGTCTGACCTCCACGATGAGGACGAGGACAATGTCACCATCGTCGTCGATGGTTCCACCATCGAGGTCTTCGCCGGCGGTGGCGCGGTGACGCTGTCGTCTCGCTTTTGGCCAGAGGGAGGCTGCTCGGGGATCCGGGTCAGGGCGGAAGGCGAAGCCGAGATCTACAGCGAATGGCGGCGGGGCAGCTAGCTCTTGCGCATCCGCACCAACTGGGCGCGCGCCGTGACGTCCATGAACTCCGGCAAGCGTGCCAGGCGCTCACGCAAAACGCCCGCCTCGACGTGGCGCGCCGACGGGCTCATACCAACCTGAGCAGCGATCGAGGCGCGGTCAAGGCGAATCGGGAACTCCAGGAGTTCAGCGTCACCGACGAGCTCAAGATAGCCTTCCGCCTGTCGCATCATGCGTTCGAGCTTCCCGCTTTTCACGCCTAGGATTCCGAGGGGTTCGCGCAGCTCGTCTAGGTGACCCTGGTCAGCAAGCAGAATGACCGCTTCGGCGTCGTCGCGCAGCACACGCGCGAATTCGGCTGGGTTTCGGGGAGCGAAGATGACCGTCAAGGCGTCAACCGAAGCGTCGAGAAGCGGAAGGCCCTCCCACGCGTCGGCGACGACCGCTCCCACTCTCGGGTGAGCTTTGGCAAGGAGCTTGGCCGCCGGGACGGAGATGTCCATTCCGACTCCCCGGGAGCCGTCGATACTATCCAGCGTGTGGGAAAGGTAGTAACCGGTCCCGGCGCCCACTTCGAGCACCACCGGTTCCGGTGCGTGGGACTTATCGATAACCTCCGCGACGCGCTCCGTCACGGCCTCCACGAAAGGGGCGAAATGGCCCTGCGACAGGAACAGTTCGCGGGCTGTGACCATCTCAGCGCTGTCACCCTCGTGGTTGAGCCCGCGCCCCCCGGCAAGTGTGACGTAGCCCTGGCGCGCCACGTCGTACGAGTGCCCCGACTCTGAGACAAGCCGGCTGAGGTCATCAGCACACCGCAACGGCGTTCCGTCGACTGGGTCGGCGAGGACATCGACAATGTCTTTGAGCATGTGCTGATCTTAACGCCCGGGGCCCTGCACCTAGGACGAGGCTGCCTCCGACAGCAGGCGACCCAACTCGGCGGCTTCGTCCTTAGACATCTCAACCACAAGACGCCCCCCACCGTCTGACGGAATACGCATCACGATCTTTCGACTTTCCTCGACCGCCTCCATGGGCCCATTACCGGTCCTGGGTTTCATAGCTGCCATATTCACGCTCTCCTGACTCTGCTTCAAACGGTGCGGTCAATTCTACGCCCTCACCGGACCGGCGGCCCTCGGCGAGCTGCTCGATGAGGGCGTCCACCTGGTCCATCCGGTAGCCACGCGGCACGACCTCAAGCTCGATTGCGTCGATGTCACCGGCCTCGACCGCTCGGCGATTTCTGGCAATGACGTCAGCAGTCGGCGGGAGCGGCTCAACGACCTCCCCGCGGCCGAATACCGCAGCTGAAGTTATCAGGCCCAGAACGGCGACGAGGGCGACGATGAGGATGAGCAAGATCCAAGACAGCACCGCGTGCTACTCCCCTCGCCCGGCGGCGCGCAGGCGTTCATCGGAAATAACTTTGTGCGCATTAACGATGTACGAGACCGCTTCGTCGATGGAGTCGGTGACGAGGAACAGGTCATCATCGCCCGGCGAGATCAACCCGCGCGCGAGTTGCTGAGCCCGGATCCACTCCACCAGGCCACCCCAAAACTCGGTACCCAACAGCACGATGGGGAAACTCGTCACCTTCCCCGTCTGGACCATCACGAGCATTTCGAAGACCTCGTCGAGGGTCCCAAACCCGCCCGGCAGTGCCACAAAGGCCTGCGAGTACTTGAGGAACATGGTTTTACGCGCGAAAAAGTAGCGGAAGTTCAGGCCCAGATCCACCCAGTCGTTGAGGCCCTGCTCGAAGGGGAGCTCGATGCCCAGTCCGACCGAGACCCCGCCGGCTTCGTGCGCGCCCCTGTTCGGGCCCTCCATGAGCCCGGGACCGCCACCGGTAATCACGGCGTACCCGGCTTCAACGAGAGCGACGCCCAACTGATGCGCCGTCTCATACTCGGGGGTTCCTTCCCCGAGGCGGGCGGAGCCGAACACCGTGACAGCCTTCGGCAGATCCGACAACGCATCGAATCCCGCCACGAACTCCGACTGAATGCGCATCACGCGCCACGGGTCGGCGTGCTTCCAGTCGTGGTCCGAGCTACCCAGCGATTCCAACAACCGCTGGTCATGGGTCGAAGCCTGCTTCTCGTCGGAGCGCAGCATGAGGGGACCGCGCAGCTTGCGGTCGCGTTCGGGTTTGGGTGTTCTGGTGGGCGCCAACGTCAACTCTTCCTGGTATCGGGCAGGTATCGGACAGGTATGGGGTTTAACGGGCCGCCAGGTACGTGTGCAGGGTGTCGGCAACGCGCCGGATCTGCTCCACCGGGCACTGCTCATCCTTCTTGTGCGCGAAGCCAGGATCCCCTGGCCCGAAGTTGACGGCCGGAATTCCCAGCGTAGAGAACCGGGCCACATCCGTCCATCCGAATTTGGCGCGGTAATCACCGCCGACAGCCTCAAGCAGGCGCGCCGCGACGGGGTGATCCAAACCCGGCATCGCCGCGGGAGCAATATCGTCCCACTCCATGTCGAGGTCATCCTCCAGCGCCAAGGCCTCGACCAGGTGAGCTTTGGCCTCCTCGACGGAGCGGTCGGGCGCGAAACGGAAGTTGATAATCAGCTGAGCCTCATCCGGGATCGTGTTCGTCGCGACGAAGCCACTCAGGCCGACCACGTTCAATCCCTCCCGGTACTCGCACCCCGCGATCTCCACTGAACGAGGCTGGTAGGCGGCAACCCGGGAAAGCACCCCGGCGAGATCGTGGGCGGCATTGTGCCCCAGCCAGCTGCGCGCCGAATGGGCGCGGGTCCCCCGCGCCGAAACAATGACTCTGATCGAACCCTGACAGCCCGCCTCAACGATCGCGCCGGAAGGCTCTCCCAGAAGCGCGATATCACCCTGCAGTAGCTCCGGGTAGTCGCGTTCCAGATGGTGTAAGCCGTTGTACTCGGACGAAACCTCCTCCGCCTCGTAGGCAATGAGGGTCATGTCGTGGGCGGCGGCACGAGACGTCGCCCAGCGAGCGAATGCCCCGAGGTAGCAGGCGAGACCCGACTTCATGTCCACGGACCCGCAGCCGTACAGAATGCCGTCGTGCAGGCGGTGGGGCGTGTTGCCCGCCAGCGGAACGGTATCCACGTGGCCCGCGAGAATCACCCGCTGGTCGCGCCCGAAGTGGGTGCGCGCGATGACCGTGTTGTTGTGTCGGATGAGCTCGATGCCCTCGATAGCGGACAGGGCCTCATACACCGCATCCGCAATCGCCGTCTCGTGGTGGGACGGCGACTCGATGTCGATGAGAGCGGATGTAAGCTCAACTGGGTCAGCGAAAAGGTCGAGGGTTGGCACTCGACCAGTCTAACCGGGCCGCTCACCCCTATGATGAGCCCTATGCCGCCAATGACCGCGCTGGGAGCGCGCGCGACAGGAATTGCCAACATCACCGCTGACGGGACCGTGCTGGACACGTGGTACCCCGCTCCCACCCTGATTGAGGACACCTCGCAGCTTGTCGACGGCACCCGGCGCGTCCCCGCCAACCAGCTGTCGGACGGCTTTCTCAGCCTCGTTGGAATGGACCGCGACCGGTTGGTCGAAATCGCCCCCGTCGAGACCGTCATTTCAGACCTTTCACAACCGCCGCGCGACGCTCACGACGCTTACTTACGCCTCCACCTGCTCTCGCACCGGCTGGTCAAACCTCTCGAGCTCAACATGACGGACTGCTTGTCCCACCTGGCGCAGGTTGCGTGGACGAACAAGGGACCGTGCCTGCCCGACAACTTCGAACAGATCCGCACGAACCTGCGCAGCCGCGGTCAAATCCACGTCTACGGGATTGGACGCCTCCCGCGTATGGTCGATTACGTGGTCCCCTCAGGAGTGTCTATCGCTGAGGCCGAGCGCGTGCGGCTCGGTGCCTACCTCGCGCCGGGGACGTCTGTTGCGCGGGAGGGATATGTTTCTTTCAACGCGGGTTCCACCGGGCCGGCGCAGATTGAGGGGCGCTTATCCAGCGCTGTTGTCGTTGGCGAGGGCACTGACGTCGGACTGTCCGCTACCTTGTTGGCGTACCGCCCGGGCCGGGGCGACCGTGTCCCCATGCGCACCGGGGACAACTGCCGCCTCCACCCCTCCGCTGGAGTGCTGGGCATCGACCTTGGGGATCGCTGCGAGATCGGCATGAACGTCATGCTGGAGGCGTCGACAAACGTCTTCGACTCCCGGACCGGGCAAGTCATCGAAGCGCGTGAGATCGCGGGGCTGAACGACATCTCAATTGCCCACGAACCCGTGTCAGCCTGCCCCGTGCTGCGGAGGCGCAGATAGAACCGTCTAAAGTGAGACCATGTCTCATACCCCGCCAGGCGGGACAGCCGGTTCCGGGCTGCGCCGCGAGCTCAAAACCCGACACCTCACAATGATGGGCCTTGGCTCCGCCATCGGGGCCGGGTTATTTTTGGGCACGGGTGTGGGGATCCAGGCAGCCGGCCCCGCCGTCGTTCTCGCATACGTCGTGGCGGGCGCGATCACGGTCCTCGTCATGCAGATGCTCGCCGAAATGGTCGCCGCGCGGCCGTCATCGGGCACATTTTCCACCTACGCGGAGGACGCGTTCGGCCCGTGGGCCGGTTTCGCG
The nucleotide sequence above comes from Corynebacterium capitovis DSM 44611. Encoded proteins:
- a CDS encoding TIGR00730 family Rossman fold protein — translated: MAPTRTPKPERDRKLRGPLMLRSDEKQASTHDQRLLESLGSSDHDWKHADPWRVMRIQSEFVAGFDALSDLPKAVTVFGSARLGEGTPEYETAHQLGVALVEAGYAVITGGGPGLMEGPNRGAHEAGGVSVGLGIELPFEQGLNDWVDLGLNFRYFFARKTMFLKYSQAFVALPGGFGTLDEVFEMLVMVQTGKVTSFPIVLLGTEFWGGLVEWIRAQQLARGLISPGDDDLFLVTDSIDEAVSYIVNAHKVISDERLRAAGRGE
- a CDS encoding methyltransferase domain-containing protein, with the protein product MLKDIVDVLADPVDGTPLRCADDLSRLVSESGHSYDVARQGYVTLAGGRGLNHEGDSAEMVTARELFLSQGHFAPFVEAVTERVAEVIDKSHAPEPVVLEVGAGTGYYLSHTLDSIDGSRGVGMDISVPAAKLLAKAHPRVGAVVADAWEGLPLLDASVDALTVIFAPRNPAEFARVLRDDAEAVILLADQGHLDELREPLGILGVKSGKLERMMRQAEGYLELVGDAELLEFPIRLDRASIAAQVGMSPSARHVEAGVLRERLARLPEFMDVTARAQLVRMRKS
- a CDS encoding GH32 C-terminal domain-containing protein, whose amino-acid sequence is MSAFRPELHVTAEQGILEAAAGVLRDGDTWHVFYQYQPGPAEPSRWGHVLSEGSHFDWVECNDAIVPAGGETAVRAGSVVAARGGVDLYFTSVTATGTSIQRAHADDLETLCEDVNDDYSVSSAFQRHGDVIPDSHGLTRFRSPCVVPDWQSSHDRSKGEDGWLMLAVTGPTASPSLVVLGSSDGAAWTVEGELIFEGDPGFDTNVEAVVAPRIIRLRDEVDGQIYDVLLLTLERGGRDVTLYSVGLLHGTTFSVVTSARRIDNGHDFSRPRTTNYTPGTVAEDARYDWAFLFGSMTSSSRSTEAASEKNWSTEGWANALTLPRRVTLQGGLLFQTPAPGLPEAVDETLAAKLWTGLCEIPVGSRIVAEVLDGRGETAAVVTHSGDTITLDRLDGSPAASDLHDEDEDNVTIVVDGSTIEVFAGGGAVTLSSRFWPEGGCSGIRVRAEGEAEIYSEWRRGS
- the glgA gene encoding glycogen synthase, with translation MKVGMLTREYPPEVYGGAGVHVTELTRFMREIVDVDVHCMGKPRDGERVFVHGVDPALEDANSALKTLSTGLRMAHATSGLDVVHSHTWYSGLGGHLSGLLHEVPHVATAHSLEPDRPWKREQLGGGYNVSSWSEKNAMEYADAVIAVSSGMKESILRAYPRIPEDKVHVVLNGVDTAKWFPGTTENGVLDELGVDTHAPMVAFVGRITRQKGVAHLLKAASLFDDGVQLILCAGAPDTPEIAEETKALVDDLRTRREGVFWVQDMLPGDKIREVYAAADVFVCPSIYEPLGIVNLEAMACGTAVVASRVGGIPEVVVDGETGTLVDYNEAEPEAFEHGIAEAVNAIIVHRDTAERMGRAGLERVRTHFTWERIARETVDIYQSLIEG
- a CDS encoding DivIVA domain-containing protein: MLSWILLILIVALVAVLGLITSAAVFGRGEVVEPLPPTADVIARNRRAVEAGDIDAIELEVVPRGYRMDQVDALIEQLAEGRRSGEGVELTAPFEAESGEREYGSYETQDR
- the dapE gene encoding succinyl-diaminopimelate desuccinylase; the protein is MPTLDLFADPVELTSALIDIESPSHHETAIADAVYEALSAIEGIELIRHNNTVIARTHFGRDQRVILAGHVDTVPLAGNTPHRLHDGILYGCGSVDMKSGLACYLGAFARWATSRAAAHDMTLIAYEAEEVSSEYNGLHHLERDYPELLQGDIALLGEPSGAIVEAGCQGSIRVIVSARGTRAHSARSWLGHNAAHDLAGVLSRVAAYQPRSVEIAGCEYREGLNVVGLSGFVATNTIPDEAQLIINFRFAPDRSVEEAKAHLVEALALEDDLDMEWDDIAPAAMPGLDHPVAARLLEAVGGDYRAKFGWTDVARFSTLGIPAVNFGPGDPGFAHKKDEQCPVEQIRRVADTLHTYLAAR
- a CDS encoding DUF3117 domain-containing protein is translated as MAAMKPRTGNGPMEAVEESRKIVMRIPSDGGGRLVVEMSKDEAAELGRLLSEAASS